Proteins encoded in a region of the Natator depressus isolate rNatDep1 chromosome 25, rNatDep2.hap1, whole genome shotgun sequence genome:
- the LOC141977819 gene encoding cocaine- and amphetamine-regulated transcript protein-like isoform X1 — MASSRLCLLCALLSLLAAGQETLGPRAAGSPASKSQEEKELIEALQEMLEKLNTERLPSIEKKLGSVPSCDAGEPCAVRKGARIGRLCKCPRGTACNFYILKCL; from the exons ATGGCCAGCTCCCGGCTCTGCCTGCTCTGCgccctgctctccctgctggCCGCCGGCCAGGAGaccctggggcccagggctgcgggCAGCCCGGCGAGCAAGAGCCAAGAAGAAAAGGAGCTG ATTGAAGCTCTCCAAGAGATGCTGGAGAAACTGAACACGGAGAGGCTGCCCTCCATAGAGAAGAAGCTGGGCTCAGTGCCTTCG TGCGACGCTGGCGAGCCGTGTGCCGTGAGGAAAGGAGCCCGGATCGGGAGACTCTGCAAGTGCCCCCGCGGGACGGCCTGCAACTTCTACATCCTCAAGTGCTTGTGA
- the LOC141977819 gene encoding cocaine- and amphetamine-regulated transcript protein-like isoform X2 yields the protein MASSRLCLLCALLSLLAAGQETLGPRAAGSPASKSQEEKELIEALQEMLEKLNTERLPSIEKKLGSVPSCYRELIVSSRGGGRVPCTSAALCKP from the exons ATGGCCAGCTCCCGGCTCTGCCTGCTCTGCgccctgctctccctgctggCCGCCGGCCAGGAGaccctggggcccagggctgcgggCAGCCCGGCGAGCAAGAGCCAAGAAGAAAAGGAGCTG ATTGAAGCTCTCCAAGAGATGCTGGAGAAACTGAACACGGAGAGGCTGCCCTCCATAGAGAAGAAGCTGGGCTCAGTGCCTTCG tgttacAGGGAGTTGATTGTGAGCTCTCGGGGTGGGGGCCGTGTGCCATGCACATCTGCAGCGCTGTGTAAGCCCTGA